A window of Gemmatimonadaceae bacterium contains these coding sequences:
- a CDS encoding aminotransferase class I/II-fold pyridoxal phosphate-dependent enzyme, giving the protein MTRVYDDDLAAGFATRAVHAGQRPEPLAGAIMTPVYLTSTYVQEALGENKGYEYARGKNPTRQALERNVAALEGARHGFAFSSGMGAVDSIMKLFRAGDHIVCGENVYGGTFRLFDKILQHMGLRFSYVDTRDPQLVADALTPATRAIIVETPTNPLMRLTDLAAVSAVARKGGVLLIVDNTFASPFFQQPFKYGADIVFHSTTKYLNGHSDMVGGIALVNDDDLADKLNFIQ; this is encoded by the coding sequence ATGACTCGCGTTTACGACGACGACCTCGCCGCCGGCTTCGCAACCCGCGCGGTTCACGCGGGCCAGCGGCCCGAACCCCTCGCGGGCGCCATCATGACGCCCGTCTATCTCACGTCCACGTACGTGCAGGAAGCCCTCGGGGAAAATAAGGGCTACGAATACGCGCGCGGCAAGAACCCCACTCGCCAGGCCCTGGAGCGCAACGTAGCGGCTCTCGAAGGGGCCCGCCACGGATTCGCGTTCTCCAGCGGCATGGGCGCCGTGGACTCGATCATGAAGTTGTTCCGTGCCGGCGATCACATCGTCTGCGGCGAGAACGTGTACGGCGGCACCTTCCGCTTGTTCGACAAGATCCTCCAGCACATGGGCCTGCGGTTCAGCTACGTCGACACGCGTGATCCGCAGCTCGTGGCCGACGCTCTCACGCCGGCCACCCGGGCGATCATCGTCGAGACGCCCACCAATCCGCTCATGCGCCTCACCGACCTGGCCGCCGTTTCCGCGGTGGCCCGCAAGGGCGGCGTCCTGCTGATCGTGGACAACACCTTCGCCTCGCCGTTCTTCCAGCAGCCGTTCAAGTACGGCGCCGATATCGTCTTCCACTCCACCACCAAGTACCTCAACGGCCACAGCGACATGGTGGGCGGAATCGCCCTCGTGAACGACGACGACCTGGCCGACAAGCTCAACTTCATCCAG
- a CDS encoding response regulator, with protein sequence MNEIGRASCLIVDDEAPLRQVLMHLMRGDGFECYEAANGRDALDFLETHRVTLMISDIRMPRVDGIELLREIRARYPDTAVIMITAVADVDVAVKCLAIGAMDYLTKPFHLEEVRARVSQALERRRLVMENRDYQERLEERVEAQARRLEEQFLTGIQSLAEALEVKDPYTRGHSIRVSHYSSVIARTLRLDDEMIWQVELGGHVHDIGKIGVREAVLNKQGPLTAEEYEHIMIHPVVGWRILAPLLGDAPIALNIVRSHHERLDGKGVPDGLRGRAVPLEARIAAAADAIDAMTSGRPYRGAELTLEGAVEEIIKHGGVQFDPDVVEAVTTAASSGTLALIPRATKPLLTP encoded by the coding sequence ATGAATGAGATCGGGCGGGCGAGCTGCTTGATTGTCGACGACGAGGCGCCGCTGCGCCAGGTGCTGATGCACCTGATGCGCGGCGACGGATTCGAGTGCTACGAGGCGGCGAACGGGCGTGACGCGCTGGACTTTCTGGAGACGCACCGCGTGACGCTCATGATCTCGGACATCCGCATGCCGCGGGTGGACGGCATCGAATTGCTGCGCGAGATCCGGGCCCGGTATCCCGACACGGCGGTCATCATGATCACCGCCGTGGCCGACGTGGACGTGGCGGTGAAGTGCCTGGCCATCGGCGCCATGGACTACCTCACCAAGCCGTTCCATCTGGAAGAGGTGCGGGCGCGGGTGAGCCAGGCGCTGGAGCGCCGCCGCCTGGTGATGGAGAACCGGGACTATCAGGAGCGTCTGGAAGAGCGCGTGGAGGCGCAGGCGCGGCGGCTGGAGGAGCAGTTCCTGACGGGCATCCAGTCGCTGGCCGAGGCGCTGGAGGTGAAGGATCCCTACACGCGCGGCCATTCGATCCGGGTGAGCCATTACTCCAGCGTCATCGCCCGCACGCTGCGGCTGGACGACGAGATGATCTGGCAGGTGGAGCTGGGCGGGCACGTGCACGACATCGGCAAGATCGGCGTGCGCGAGGCGGTGCTGAACAAGCAGGGGCCGCTCACCGCCGAAGAGTACGAGCACATCATGATCCACCCCGTGGTGGGATGGCGCATCCTCGCGCCGCTCCTGGGCGATGCGCCGATCGCGCTCAACATCGTGCGGTCGCACCACGAGCGGCTGGATGGCAAGGGCGTGCCCGACGGGCTGCGCGGGCGCGCCGTGCCCCTCGAGGCGCGGATCGCCGCCGCGGCCGACGCGATCGACGCGATGACGAGCGGGCGGCCGTACCGCGGCGCCGAGCTGACGCTGGAGGGCGCGGTGGAGGAGATCATCAAGCACGGCGGCGTCCAGTTCGATCCCGACGTGGTGGAGGCGGTGACGACGGCCGCGTCGTCGGGAACGCTCGCCCTCATCCCGCGGGCGACCAAGCCCTTGCTCACGCCCTGA